The Cloacibacillus sp. DNA segment AGCCGAGGTTTGAAGAGGCCGGATATGATAAGGGGTTTACTGCTGCATTGATTACCTGCGCTGCGCCGCTGGGACTCTTGATCCCTCCAAGCGCGCACATGGTACTCTATTCTTGGGCGGGGCGCCAGTCATTGCTGGCCTGTTTTCTTGCTACTGTTGGCCCCGGTATCATGTTAATGATCATGCTTTCAATTACAAGTTACTTTATCCTCAGAAATAACCCAAATATTAAAATCAGACAACCAATGAGTTATGCTGATTTTATTGGCATGGCTTCAGAAAGGACGTTTTCTGCCATTCCTGCTCTTGCTATGCCAGTCATTGTGCTCGGAGGTATTTATGGAGGTTATTTCACCCCAACGGAAGCTGCGGCTGTTGCCGTAATATATTCGATTCCTGTCGGTTTTTTTGTTTATAAAAAATTGACCCTGAAGGGGCTATGTGAGACCTTGATTGAGACGGCATCGACGACTGGTGTTATTATGGTCATGATATTTTGCATAATGATGCTTAGCCGGATTTACATTATGGAAGATTTACCGGGAATGATCACTAAAACGCTAAAAGAATTTTCAGACAGCAAATATGTTATTTTGCTAGGTACTAATATTATTCTTTTAATAATAGGGATGATTATGGATGATACCAGTGCGATTCTCCTATGTACGCCGATATTCATTCCGATTCTCCAAAACTTTGGTGTAGACCCGATACATTTTGCGGCGATAATCGGGGTGAATATAGGAATCGGTCTCCTTTCCCCTCCGACCGCGCCATGTCTATATTTTGGTTCAGGCGTGATGAAGACGGCGGTTGCAGATATGCTGCCTATGACGCTAAAATTTATTGTATTTGCGTGGCTTCCTACATTATTAGCGGTAACTTATTTTCCAGAAATGGCCCTTTGGCTTCCGAGACATGTTCTTGGATGGTAATGCTTAGTATTGAAATTAGAAGAAAGCAGGAAACTAAGATGAGTGATGGTAAAGATTTACTTTTCAAGGCGCTTCGCTGTGAAGAAGTCGATAGAATTCCGTGGATCCCTTTCACGGGAGTACATTGTGCAAAGTTACTTGGAGTTGATGCTGAAACATACCTTAAATCTCCTCAGAATATCGTGGCGGGTGTTAAGCTGGCTGCTGAAAAATATTTTGCAGATGGTGTGTGCTCTGTTTTTGACCTTCAAATTGAGGCTGAAGCCTTGGGGTGCGGGTTGAAATGGTCGAAAAACAATCCGCCCGCTGTAGCTACACATGTACTTGATACGAAAAAAATCGGAGAACTTCCTGAATTTACTAAAAAACTTGGGCGTATTGAGAATGCTCTTAATGTTACCGCTACGTTAAAAAAAGAAATTGGAGATGATGTGGCTATCTTGGGACTAATATGCGGCCCGTTTACCTTAGCGTTACATCTCGCAGGGGCTAAATTCCTCACGGATATGATTGAAGAACCGGAATATGCAAACGAGATACTATTGTTCTGCGCAGAGATATCTCGTAAAATGTCCGCTTGGTATGTGGAGGCTGGAGCTGATGTAGTTGCGCTTGTAGACCCAATGACGAGCCAGATATCGCCAAGACACTTTAAAAAATATGTTACAACGGCCGTGGCTCCTTCGATTCAGGAGGTAAAGTCAAGGGGAGCGTTCGTAACTCTCTTTTGTTGTGGAGACGCAACGAAAAATATTGAGCTTATGATGCAATGTGAACCGGATGGTATTGCTTTTGATGAACAAGTGAGCGTGGTGATGTCTCGGGAGCTGTCTGCGAAATACAACGTAGCGATAGAGGGGAACCTGCACCTTACTACAACATTGCTTTTCGGGAATCCGCTGGAATGCGTGGCGGATGCAAAAAAATGTTTAAAAGAAGGAGGGCATAAAGGTTACATTCTCTCGCCGGGCTGTGACCTGCCATTTGACACCCCGGAATATAATCTTGAAGCAGTGGGCAGATACGCTGTGCTTGGCGAAGAACCTTCTAAAAGCAGCGGATTTTCATCGCTTGAAGAAGCGCTTTCCGGTTGCAATGCCGCCGCTGAAGGGTTTGAGGATGTGACTATAGAACCAGGCAGGATATTTATTGAGGTGGTCACACTTGACTCAGAAGGATGTGCTCCGTGTCAGTACATGATGGAATCTCTATATAGAATCAAGGATAAGTATGGAGATAAACTATTTTATCGTGAAACTCTGATAAAAAGCCTCGCCGGCATTAAACGCGTAAGTGCCATAGGAGTGAAAAATCTTCCCTCTATGTTGATGAATAATGAAATAGTTTTTGATAATATAGTTCCTACAGACAATGAACTCATGAAAGAGATAAATAAAAGATTGTAGATTTTTTGGGGTATAAGCATACACTGGCTGAAAGGTAAAAGTTTTAATATTGAACCGACTAGGTGGGCGTCTGGTCCATCAACATCGGTTTTTATTGATGGACATAGTTTGCAAGATTCAAATGAATAATTGCACAAAGATATGTGTGTTACTTATTGTTTCAGATTGTTTAGTTTATTCGCATAATAAACATCCATATCTACAACGCCAGGGATATGATAAAGAGAGGCTTGCTCGTTGACTTCAACGTCTATCACATTGCCGATTTCTTCAAATGCGACGTGCTCCCATCTCTCTTTCATATAGAGCTTAAAATGCTTATTGTCATAACTTCTATCCCAAGCTTCAGGGTACTGATGGTGCAATTCTGTGACGGAAGGGCTTTTTTGATCGAAAGAGAAGAAAGCGCCCATTGCGCAACTGTCAGGTTTGAGATAACGGGAAACGGCCTCGAGCGAATACCCTTTATGGAATAAAGCGTATTCGTTGGCAGAATCAAAATCTATATACAAATCCACAGAGTTTTCTTTTAGCGGGAGCAGGCTGCTTGCAGTAGCCACATATAGAATGTCTCGTTCGAGGCCGAGTTTATCTATTAAACCTTTATATATAGCAACGAGTTCCGGGTATTTGTCGGTGATGATGTATAGTGCGTCAGCGGGCATCTCCTCAATATTTGCATGGCAGAAACAATAATTATT contains these protein-coding regions:
- a CDS encoding TRAP transporter large permease codes for the protein MAIFIAILIIIAGLLLGMYIQYAFMAAALFLIVTLDYQTSFLLTYGYSIVNSLILICVPLFIAVGLLMNKSGIGKCLVDFVDIFVGRIKCGLAIVAIVASGAFGSIAGSSLATLSCIGSIMKPRFEEAGYDKGFTAALITCAAPLGLLIPPSAHMVLYSWAGRQSLLACFLATVGPGIMLMIMLSITSYFILRNNPNIKIRQPMSYADFIGMASERTFSAIPALAMPVIVLGGIYGGYFTPTEAAAVAVIYSIPVGFFVYKKLTLKGLCETLIETASTTGVIMVMIFCIMMLSRIYIMEDLPGMITKTLKEFSDSKYVILLGTNIILLIIGMIMDDTSAILLCTPIFIPILQNFGVDPIHFAAIIGVNIGIGLLSPPTAPCLYFGSGVMKTAVADMLPMTLKFIVFAWLPTLLAVTYFPEMALWLPRHVLGW
- a CDS encoding uroporphyrinogen decarboxylase family protein — protein: MSDGKDLLFKALRCEEVDRIPWIPFTGVHCAKLLGVDAETYLKSPQNIVAGVKLAAEKYFADGVCSVFDLQIEAEALGCGLKWSKNNPPAVATHVLDTKKIGELPEFTKKLGRIENALNVTATLKKEIGDDVAILGLICGPFTLALHLAGAKFLTDMIEEPEYANEILLFCAEISRKMSAWYVEAGADVVALVDPMTSQISPRHFKKYVTTAVAPSIQEVKSRGAFVTLFCCGDATKNIELMMQCEPDGIAFDEQVSVVMSRELSAKYNVAIEGNLHLTTTLLFGNPLECVADAKKCLKEGGHKGYILSPGCDLPFDTPEYNLEAVGRYAVLGEEPSKSSGFSSLEEALSGCNAAAEGFEDVTIEPGRIFIEVVTLDSEGCAPCQYMMESLYRIKDKYGDKLFYRETLIKSLAGIKRVSAIGVKNLPSMLMNNEIVFDNIVPTDNELMKEINKRL